Proteins from a single region of Schistocerca gregaria isolate iqSchGreg1 chromosome 3, iqSchGreg1.2, whole genome shotgun sequence:
- the LOC126355353 gene encoding uncharacterized protein LOC126355353, with product MSEVKFKDQILEAIGTLRRRKARPDKDRIGRYLFRHCGIPCRETYEALEQLVKQRLVIPVEYKGATSYRDPQRWSKFQWYRSAVVLKGVEDKKVFITKLHHTILDVFDELLLNQPEYFDYGIPEEEFRKYVNNFKDVRRMFGVDTLLRNGIESGLLMKLQSGNYSLALDNVSAITDPPVASEKEDKTPEKHSESVSQDIFKPSCSNYKENAPRPTTVLEPRIIVEEKSTSHSKTSSGNNEQKLFSDLDISVASRREPRIRKIKKVFDPSVISSPATKNTHLSAGNTSSAGNTVVKLLCVLCSCDTLEKLIKCCVCSKYFHRSCVLAKYGLNVMVSYWTCLFCRSCAVCFEAVDSSKMLTCTKCNKVFHNTCQIPKLTEKLSNKTWVCSCCREEGGPQPLSSTTSKKNTIGFASEGTPVNSVNNFSEQKSPFVNTLKQNAPSDRSSEQNTPSKQGCTQKSSFKGVPTQKILPRTPSGQKTSKLSIDQKVALEKSLEQKTTVIKASDQKRPLKKVSEQHTAPDSTGVSVFQNEMCKIMIHENIPDVSRWTVRRIYNYFVKKGFAAQACVFRENGIDGPTVLMLTRTDVLYNLQMKLGPALKIYHQVRILQAKAAGKSFIYYE from the coding sequence ATGAGTGAGGTTAAATTTAAAGATCAGATTCTGGAAGCTATTGGAACACTTAGGCGTCGAAAAGCTCGTCCAGACAAGGATAGAATTGGGAGGTACTTGTTTCGTCACTGTGGCATTCCTTGTAGAGAGACATATGAAGCATTAGAACAACTTGTGAAACAACGCCTGGTAATTCCAGTGGAATACAAAGGTGCAACTAGTTATAGAGATCCACAGCGTTGGTCAAAATTTCAGTGGTACAGGAGTGCTGTTGTGCTAAAAGGAGTAGAGGACAAAAaagtttttattacaaaattacatCATACTATTCTAGATGTTTTTGATGAGCTCTTATTAAATCAACCTGAATATTTTGATTATGGTATTCCGGAGGAGGAGTTTAggaaatatgtaaataattttaaagaTGTGAGAAGAATGTTTGGGGTAGATACCTTGTTAAGAAATGGTATTGAATCAGGATTATTAATGAAACTTCAAAGCGGTAACTACTCTTTAGCACTTGATAATGTGTCTGCTATTACAGATCCTCCTGTGGCATCTGAAAAAGAAGATAAGACACCTGAAAAACATAGTGAATCTGTGTCCCAAGATATTTTTAAGCCAAGTTGCAGCAATTACAAAGAAAATGCACCAAGACCTACTACAGTGTTAGAACCAAGAATTATTGTAGAAGAAAAGAGCACATCACATTCAAAAACATCTTCAGGAAATAATGaacaaaagttattttctgatctaGACATAAGTGTAGCATCAAGGCGTGAGCCCAGGATAAGAAAAATTAAGAAGGTATTCGATCCTTCTGTTATAAGTTCACCAGCCACTAAAAATACTCATTTGTCTGCAGGTAACACCTCCAGTGCAGGTAATACAGTAGTGAAATTGTTGTGTGTCTTATGTAGTTGTGATACATTGGAAAAACTTATCAAATGCTGTgtctgttcaaagtattttcaccgTTCTTGTGTTTTGGCAAAGTATGGTTTGAATGTCATGGTGTCTTATTGGACATGTTTATTCTGCAGAAGTTGTGCAGTTTGTTTTGAGGCAGTTGATAGTTCAAAAATGCTAACCTGTACAAAATGTAATAAAGTGTTCCATAATACCTGTCAGATTCCAAAGCTAACAGAGAAACTATCTAACAAAACTTGGGTATGTTCATGTTGTCGAGAGGAAGGAGGACCTCAGCCATTAAGTTCCACAACCTCAAAAAAGAATACAATAGGTTTTGCATCAGAGGGGACTCCTGTTAACAGTGTTAATAATTTTTCAGAACAAAAATCGCCTTTTGTGAATACCTTAAAACAAAATGCACCTTCAGACAGGTCCTCCGAACAAAACACACCATCCAAACAGGGTTGTACTCAAAAATCGTCTTTTAAAGGGGTGCCAACTCAGAAGATACTTCCCAGAACACCGTCAGGTCAGAAAACCTCTAAATTATCTATAGATCAAAAAGTAGCACTGGAGAAAAGTCTAGAACAGAAAACAACTGTTATTAAGGCATCTGAtcaaaagagacctttgaagaaagtaTCTGAGCAGCATACTGCTCCAGATTCTACTGgtgtttctgtttttcaaaatgaaATGTGTAAAATTATGATTCATGAGAATATACCAGATGTTTCAAGGTGGACAGTAAGACGTATTTACAATTACTTTGTTAAAAAAGGATTTGCAGCTCAGGCTTGTGTTTTTAGGGAGAATGGAATTGATGGCCCTACAGTGTTGATGCTAACACGTACTGATGTCTTATACAATTTACAAATGAAATTAGGCCCAGCCTTGAAAATATATCACCAAGTTCGTATATTACAGGCCAAAGCTGCTGGCAAATCATTCATATATTATGAATAA